In Nitrospirota bacterium, the following are encoded in one genomic region:
- a CDS encoding GAF domain-containing protein: protein MFGQRDFDILNSIDDGVYYVASDRKIEYWNRGAEALTGYAPGDVRKKRCDEAIRYEDEAGSPIPAYEYPAVLCLQSGKPVVKNLVLVGRDDEKRFVEELASPVLKGGKVIGVLSLLRDNARVFPVVEARVRDQRRDRLIPICAWCKKIRTEEDTWNQIEKYLTNEGFGVFTHGVCPDCADKIFEKKIYLESYQKICKAISSSLSLSEVLNLIVTNAVKVMSVKACMLRLLNKETQTLEVAAHHGLSEKYIKKGPVDYDPSIYDALAGKAVSIYDISADPEARYRREAEEEGIRSILSIPVAFKKEVIGVLRMYTGEPVKYKSEDMKFMTAIAEQAAIAIMNARMFESTVSRAKEYLRVFEEVTKAVSSTLDLDEVLLLIVRKLPEVMHLRAATIRLLDTTRKKLELAAAHGLSDKYLSRGPVDTEENVREALQTRPVAIYDVTTDPGIHYQKEALEEGIKSMLTLPIVAKGSVIGVLRLLTDAPRQFSEEDISFSASLAEVCGTAIENARMYEQLKSRNA, encoded by the coding sequence ATGTTCGGTCAGCGTGATTTCGATATTTTGAACAGCATAGATGACGGCGTCTACTATGTCGCTTCCGACAGGAAGATAGAGTACTGGAACAGGGGGGCGGAGGCCCTCACCGGCTACGCGCCCGGAGATGTCCGGAAGAAGCGCTGCGATGAAGCGATACGCTACGAGGATGAGGCAGGAAGCCCGATCCCGGCCTACGAATACCCTGCGGTCCTCTGCCTCCAATCAGGCAAGCCGGTAGTAAAGAATCTCGTCCTCGTGGGCAGGGATGACGAGAAGCGTTTTGTCGAGGAGCTCGCCTCCCCTGTGCTCAAGGGGGGGAAGGTGATCGGGGTCCTGTCGCTGCTGAGAGACAACGCACGGGTCTTCCCGGTCGTGGAGGCCCGTGTGAGGGACCAGCGGCGGGACCGTCTCATCCCTATCTGCGCCTGGTGCAAAAAGATCAGGACCGAAGAGGATACCTGGAACCAGATCGAGAAGTATCTTACCAACGAGGGCTTCGGTGTCTTCACGCACGGGGTCTGCCCCGACTGTGCGGATAAAATCTTCGAGAAGAAGATCTACCTCGAGAGCTACCAGAAGATCTGCAAGGCCATAAGCTCGAGCCTCTCCCTGAGCGAAGTGCTCAACCTGATCGTGACGAACGCCGTCAAGGTGATGAGCGTCAAGGCCTGCATGCTGAGACTCCTCAACAAAGAGACGCAGACGCTCGAAGTGGCCGCGCATCACGGCCTCAGCGAGAAGTACATCAAGAAAGGGCCGGTGGACTACGACCCGAGCATCTACGATGCGCTCGCCGGCAAGGCGGTCTCGATCTACGATATCAGCGCCGACCCCGAGGCGCGGTACCGCAGGGAGGCCGAAGAGGAAGGCATACGGAGCATTCTTTCGATCCCCGTAGCCTTCAAGAAAGAGGTGATCGGCGTACTGAGGATGTATACCGGCGAGCCGGTGAAGTACAAGTCTGAAGATATGAAGTTCATGACCGCGATAGCGGAGCAGGCGGCGATTGCGATCATGAACGCGCGGATGTTCGAGTCCACGGTGTCGCGGGCAAAGGAGTACCTGCGGGTATTCGAGGAGGTGACCAAGGCGGTGAGCTCCACGCTCGACCTCGATGAGGTGCTGCTCCTCATCGTGAGAAAGCTCCCCGAGGTCATGCACCTCAGGGCAGCGACGATACGGCTGCTCGATACGACCCGAAAGAAGCTGGAGCTGGCCGCAGCCCACGGCCTGAGCGATAAGTACCTTTCCCGCGGGCCGGTCGATACCGAGGAAAATGTGCGGGAGGCGCTCCAGACCAGGCCGGTCGCCATTTACGATGTGACTACCGATCCGGGAATACATTACCAGAAAGAGGCTCTCGAAGAAGGCATAAAGAGCATGCTGACGCTCCCCATTGTCGCCAAGGGAAGCGTTATCGGGGTGCTGCGCCTGCTCACCGATGCCCCGCGGCAGTTCAGCGAAGAGGACATCTCGTTTTCCGCCTCGCTGGCTGAAGTCTGCGGGACCGCCATCGAAAACGCGCGCATGTACGAGCAATTAAAAAGCCGTAATGCGTGA
- the fdhD gene encoding formate dehydrogenase accessory sulfurtransferase FdhD, with amino-acid sequence MEGYLKRKILKNSGNAFEEKEDLIALERRLRVSVNGKEVLSLYCTPLMVRELVVGMFMTEDIIKGGWCTERMSIEYGEDVLVDIPAEGEASMDGAVITSGCIGGITFPKRLSLQKIEDTFRVAPERLKELFRRFQNASELYQMTGCMHSAALSDGQEIYCLAEDIGRHNAVDKIIGYAILEGIPFDGKIMLASGRLSSEIVSKCAKWGIPMVASRTSPTSLAVDIAEKSGVTVVGFIRADRFNIYTHPQRIAR; translated from the coding sequence ATGGAAGGATACTTAAAGCGGAAGATACTCAAGAACAGCGGCAATGCCTTCGAGGAGAAGGAGGACCTCATCGCCCTCGAGCGGCGGCTGCGGGTCTCGGTCAACGGCAAGGAGGTGTTGAGCCTCTACTGTACGCCGCTCATGGTCAGGGAGCTGGTGGTCGGCATGTTCATGACCGAGGATATCATCAAAGGCGGCTGGTGCACCGAGCGGATGTCCATCGAATACGGCGAGGACGTGCTCGTCGATATCCCCGCAGAGGGCGAGGCCTCGATGGACGGGGCGGTGATCACCTCCGGCTGCATCGGCGGCATCACCTTTCCGAAGCGGCTGTCGCTGCAGAAGATCGAGGATACGTTCCGCGTCGCGCCGGAACGGCTCAAGGAGCTCTTCAGAAGGTTCCAGAACGCCTCGGAGCTCTACCAGATGACCGGGTGCATGCACAGCGCTGCGCTGAGCGACGGGCAGGAGATCTATTGTCTCGCCGAAGACATCGGCAGGCATAACGCGGTCGATAAGATCATCGGCTACGCGATTCTCGAGGGCATTCCCTTCGACGGAAAGATCATGCTCGCCAGCGGACGGCTCTCGTCGGAGATCGTCTCGAAGTGCGCCAAGTGGGGCATCCCCATGGTGGCGAGCAGGACCTCCCCGACGAGCCTCGCCGTGGATATCGCCGAGAAGAGCGGGGTCACGGTGGTCGGCTTCATACGGGCGGACCGCTTCAACATCTATACCCACCCGCAGCGGATCGCGCGGTGA
- a CDS encoding PilT/PilU family type 4a pilus ATPase — protein sequence MAKLEEYLKLMIDRGASDLHVTTGSPPKLRIVKKLVPIEDCPPLTPDDTQSLCYSILTDLQKQKFEESSELDLSFGIKGLSRFRANIFRQRGAVAGAFRAIPFEIKTCRELGLPDTVEDFSRKPQGLVLVTGPAGTGKSTTMASIIDLINTEREAHIVTIEDPIEFLHNHKKCIINQREVNSDTASFRCALKNIMRQDPDIVFIGELHDVETIEAAITIAETGHLTLGTLHTNSAIQTIERIIDVFPPHQQEQMRVQLSSVLEGIISQRLISRMDGNGRVIALEVLIMTPAVRSLIREDKLHQIYSVMQAAQGRSGMQTMNQSLYELYTKGLISSDDAINCSPMPEVMMQILTKGPSGRASL from the coding sequence ATGGCCAAACTTGAAGAATACCTGAAGCTGATGATCGACCGCGGCGCATCGGACCTCCATGTCACCACCGGCAGCCCGCCGAAGCTCCGGATCGTGAAGAAGCTGGTCCCGATCGAAGACTGCCCGCCCCTCACCCCGGACGATACGCAGTCACTCTGCTACAGCATCCTGACCGACCTCCAGAAGCAGAAGTTCGAGGAGAGCAGCGAGCTCGACCTCTCCTTCGGCATCAAAGGGCTGAGCCGCTTCAGGGCCAACATCTTCAGGCAGCGCGGAGCGGTCGCAGGGGCCTTCAGGGCGATCCCGTTCGAGATCAAGACCTGCCGGGAGCTCGGCCTGCCCGACACGGTCGAGGACTTTTCGCGGAAACCGCAGGGGCTCGTGCTCGTCACCGGCCCTGCCGGGACCGGCAAATCGACCACCATGGCCTCGATCATCGACCTCATCAACACCGAACGCGAGGCGCACATCGTCACCATCGAGGACCCGATAGAGTTTCTCCACAACCACAAGAAATGCATCATCAACCAGCGGGAGGTCAACTCGGATACGGCCTCCTTCAGATGCGCGCTGAAAAACATCATGCGGCAGGACCCCGACATCGTCTTCATCGGCGAGCTCCACGATGTCGAGACCATCGAAGCGGCGATCACCATAGCCGAGACAGGGCATCTGACCCTCGGGACGCTCCACACCAATTCGGCGATCCAGACCATCGAGCGGATCATCGACGTCTTCCCCCCCCATCAGCAGGAGCAGATGCGGGTGCAGCTCTCGTCGGTCCTGGAAGGCATCATCTCCCAGCGGTTGATATCACGGATGGACGGCAACGGGCGGGTGATCGCCCTGGAAGTGCTCATCATGACCCCTGCCGTCAGGAGCCTGATACGGGAAGACAAGCTCCACCAGATCTATTCGGTGATGCAGGCGGCGCAGGGGCGTTCGGGCATGCAGACCATGAACCAGTCGCTCTACGAGCTCTATACCAAAGGCCTGATATCGTCGGACGATGCGATCAACTGCTCTCCCATGCCGGAGGTGATGATGCAGATCCTGACAAAAGGCCCCTCAGGCCGCGCCTCGCTGTAG
- the pilB gene encoding type IV-A pilus assembly ATPase PilB, with the protein MTVGTSLLGQLLLKAKLISEEQLNEAVRIQKLEGKRLGSVLLKLGHINEESLITFLSRQYNAPAINLSDHKIDTSLLKLVPYETAKKYQLIPISKDGAALRVAVVDPSNNFAVDEVRFLTGMKISVHVAAESAIMEAIEKFYPKKEAPKVSLKGGKAGDKDIMEIEDLNKVIGSALDDITIVEEREDKDAPKEVDAPIVQLANGILMNAIKSRTSDIHIEPAETLLRVRYRTDGVLQPVLKLPVKIKNALTSRIKIMSHLDISERRLPQDGRIKLKLGDDREIDFRVSTLPTLWGEKIVLRLLDKSNLQLDLTMLGFDERPLQDFMEAIEKPYGMLLVTGPTGSGKTTTLYSALSQLNKPGVNIMTAEDPVEYNFFGINQVQIREDIGLTFAAALRSFLRQDPDVIMVGEIRDFETAEIAVKAALTGHLVLSTLHTNDAPSTITRLINMGIEPIMVSSSVILVVAQRLARKICPSCKEEQSISDTVLLKMGVSPEIIGQAKCYVGMGCAECNNTGYKGRIALYEIMPIKDELKELILQGASAAEVKREAVRLGMSTLRQSGIKKMLEGVTSIDEVLRVTFED; encoded by the coding sequence GTGACGGTTGGTACCTCTTTATTAGGGCAGTTATTACTCAAAGCCAAACTCATTTCCGAAGAACAGCTCAACGAGGCGGTCCGCATCCAGAAGCTCGAAGGGAAACGGCTCGGCTCGGTCCTGCTCAAGCTCGGGCATATCAACGAGGAGAGCCTCATCACCTTCCTCAGCAGGCAGTATAACGCCCCGGCCATCAATCTTTCGGACCACAAGATAGACACCTCCCTGCTGAAGCTCGTCCCTTATGAAACGGCAAAGAAGTACCAGCTCATTCCCATATCGAAAGACGGTGCGGCGCTGCGCGTCGCCGTTGTCGATCCCTCCAACAACTTCGCGGTCGACGAAGTGCGGTTCCTTACGGGGATGAAGATATCCGTCCATGTGGCAGCGGAATCGGCCATTATGGAAGCGATCGAGAAGTTCTACCCCAAAAAAGAGGCCCCGAAGGTATCCCTCAAGGGCGGCAAGGCCGGCGACAAGGACATAATGGAGATCGAGGACCTCAACAAGGTCATCGGCAGCGCCCTCGACGACATTACCATCGTCGAAGAGCGGGAAGATAAGGATGCGCCGAAGGAGGTGGACGCGCCGATCGTCCAGCTCGCCAACGGCATCCTGATGAATGCGATAAAATCCCGCACCAGCGATATCCATATCGAGCCCGCCGAGACGCTGCTCAGGGTGCGGTACAGGACCGACGGCGTGCTGCAGCCGGTGCTCAAGCTCCCGGTCAAGATCAAGAACGCCCTCACCTCGCGGATAAAGATAATGTCGCACCTCGATATCTCTGAGCGGAGGCTCCCCCAGGACGGCAGGATCAAGCTGAAGCTCGGCGACGACCGGGAGATCGACTTCAGAGTATCGACGCTCCCGACGCTCTGGGGGGAGAAGATCGTGCTGCGGCTCCTCGACAAATCGAACCTCCAGCTCGACCTCACCATGCTGGGCTTCGACGAGAGACCGCTCCAGGACTTCATGGAGGCGATCGAAAAGCCCTACGGCATGCTGCTCGTCACCGGCCCTACCGGCAGCGGCAAGACAACGACCCTCTATTCCGCACTCTCGCAGCTCAACAAGCCGGGCGTCAATATCATGACTGCCGAGGACCCGGTGGAGTACAACTTCTTCGGTATCAACCAGGTCCAGATCCGCGAGGACATCGGCCTCACCTTTGCCGCAGCCCTGAGGTCCTTCCTGCGGCAGGACCCCGACGTCATCATGGTCGGCGAGATCAGAGACTTCGAGACCGCCGAGATCGCGGTGAAAGCGGCGCTCACCGGCCACCTCGTGCTGAGCACACTCCATACGAATGATGCGCCCAGCACCATAACCCGGCTCATAAACATGGGCATCGAGCCGATCATGGTCTCCTCGTCGGTCATCCTCGTCGTCGCCCAGAGGCTCGCACGGAAAATATGCCCGAGCTGCAAGGAGGAGCAGAGCATCTCCGATACGGTGCTGCTCAAGATGGGCGTCAGTCCCGAGATAATCGGCCAGGCCAAATGCTACGTCGGCATGGGCTGCGCCGAATGCAACAATACCGGGTACAAAGGCCGCATAGCGCTCTACGAGATCATGCCGATCAAGGATGAATTGAAAGAGCTGATCCTCCAGGGCGCCTCGGCGGCAGAGGTCAAACGGGAGGCGGTCCGGCTCGGCATGTCGACCCTCCGCCAGAGCGGCATAAAGAAGATGCTCGAGGGGGTCACCTCGATCGATGAGGTCCTCAGGGTCACCTTCGAAGACTGA